A window of the Streptomyces sp. NBC_00250 genome harbors these coding sequences:
- a CDS encoding ATP-grasp domain-containing protein has translation MLIVVQPLSAGVRLAARVVASGIPCLIPTQFPELLPPEVTAAATVVDWHPDRGVPDLLRIVAESGMRPTGVVAGFEYVVPESAELARALGLPALGAEAAEAVRQKDVMRRWCAERDVAFPRSVLVESGSAGSCPLPFPVVVKPVDCGGSLMVSLCRDEEEYARACATVHGPGEVKFHPNPRRAALVEEYVEGPEFSLDGWVDAGGPHLASVTTKFLSAEPDFFEMGHIATAPAQSPHGVLLEDFARRVVKAFELSVGPFHIETRIDRDGRPVLIEVGARLAGDNIPELVLAGPGVDLCAAAADAARGLRHEPGPLSPVSAGLAFVTTSRPGPYAGTLTGVEPFTGAAEFRDLVAEAEPGTVLDPDDIFSNRVARIHFEGALDRVERLVASVIGDVEVDIEGVGLKDKEGVRA, from the coding sequence GTGCTGATCGTCGTCCAGCCCCTGTCGGCGGGGGTCCGGCTCGCCGCCCGGGTGGTGGCGTCGGGGATCCCCTGTCTGATCCCCACCCAGTTCCCCGAGCTGCTGCCGCCGGAGGTCACGGCGGCCGCGACCGTCGTCGACTGGCATCCCGACCGGGGCGTGCCCGACCTGCTCCGCATCGTCGCGGAGTCCGGGATGCGGCCCACCGGGGTCGTCGCGGGCTTCGAGTACGTGGTGCCGGAGAGCGCCGAGCTGGCCAGGGCGCTCGGGCTTCCGGCGCTGGGCGCGGAAGCGGCCGAGGCGGTGCGGCAGAAGGACGTGATGCGCCGGTGGTGCGCCGAGCGGGATGTCGCCTTCCCGCGCTCGGTGCTGGTGGAGTCGGGTTCCGCGGGCTCGTGTCCGCTGCCCTTCCCGGTCGTGGTGAAGCCCGTCGACTGCGGAGGGAGCCTGATGGTGAGCCTCTGCCGCGACGAGGAGGAGTACGCGCGGGCCTGCGCGACCGTCCACGGCCCCGGCGAGGTGAAGTTCCACCCGAACCCGCGGCGGGCGGCCCTGGTCGAGGAGTACGTCGAGGGGCCGGAGTTCTCCCTGGACGGCTGGGTGGACGCCGGAGGGCCCCATCTGGCCAGTGTCACCACCAAGTTCCTCTCGGCCGAGCCCGACTTCTTCGAGATGGGGCACATCGCCACCGCGCCGGCGCAGTCGCCGCACGGGGTGCTCCTGGAGGACTTCGCCCGGAGGGTCGTGAAGGCCTTCGAGCTGTCGGTGGGGCCGTTCCACATCGAGACCCGGATCGACCGCGACGGGCGGCCGGTGCTGATCGAGGTCGGTGCCCGGCTCGCCGGTGACAACATCCCCGAACTCGTGCTCGCCGGGCCCGGGGTGGACCTGTGCGCCGCGGCGGCGGACGCCGCCCGGGGGCTGCGGCACGAGCCGGGGCCGCTGTCGCCGGTGAGCGCGGGCCTGGCGTTCGTCACCACCTCACGGCCGGGGCCGTACGCCGGGACGCTGACCGGTGTCGAGCCGTTCACCGGGGCCGCCGAGTTCCGCGACCTGGTCGCGGAGGCGGAGCCGGGCACGGTGCTCGACCCGGACGACATCTTCAGCAACCGGGTCGCCCGTATCCACTTCGAGGGAGCCCTCGACCGGGTCGAGCGTCTTGTCGCCTCGGTCATCGGAGACGTCGAGGTCGACATCGAGGGTGTCGGCCTCAAGGACAAGGAAGGTGTCCGCGCATGA
- a CDS encoding aminotransferase class IV encodes MSNELVVTPTATPRPRPEADGSTAPVLTDHAFFMRTGKRRTWQGLTVADRDAIPALRPTAAAVLAGQTVVDTFTAYRTADGTVAVFRPDSHIKRLNNGARRLALPQVDFDRVWTSVRAMVELDQGWLPETPGAALHLRAVLAADGTGLAPSPADHCLFYVLAWVADPTGSAGKPVRAMTLDGYVRAWPGGTGDVNDAGSLAAGVVPGEVAANYGYDQVLWLDGPQGRFVQQIGNLNAFFVIDGVLTTPALDRSVLPGVTRDSVVKLARDSGTPVVERPVELAEVLKGIADGTVTECFATSTEVGVAPVTGLGHQGEEYRIAAGPAGEEAGPVTARFRGLLDGIHRGEAVDRFGWMRRLTEVAPVHA; translated from the coding sequence ATGAGCAACGAACTGGTGGTCACACCCACCGCCACCCCCCGCCCGCGGCCGGAGGCGGACGGGTCGACCGCGCCGGTCCTCACCGATCACGCCTTCTTCATGCGGACCGGCAAGCGCCGTACCTGGCAGGGACTGACCGTGGCCGACCGGGACGCGATCCCGGCGCTGCGGCCCACCGCGGCCGCCGTGCTCGCCGGCCAGACGGTCGTGGACACGTTCACGGCGTACCGGACGGCGGACGGCACGGTCGCCGTGTTCCGCCCGGACAGCCACATCAAGCGGCTCAACAACGGAGCCCGCCGACTCGCGCTGCCTCAGGTCGACTTCGACCGGGTGTGGACGTCCGTCCGCGCCATGGTGGAGCTCGACCAGGGGTGGCTCCCCGAGACGCCCGGCGCGGCCCTGCACCTGCGGGCCGTACTCGCCGCCGACGGCACGGGCCTCGCCCCCTCGCCCGCCGACCACTGCCTCTTCTACGTCCTCGCCTGGGTCGCCGATCCGACCGGGTCGGCCGGGAAGCCGGTCCGGGCGATGACCCTCGACGGGTACGTACGGGCCTGGCCCGGCGGCACCGGTGACGTCAACGACGCCGGGTCCCTGGCGGCGGGCGTGGTGCCCGGCGAGGTCGCCGCCAACTACGGCTACGACCAGGTGCTGTGGCTCGACGGGCCGCAGGGCCGCTTCGTGCAGCAGATCGGGAACCTGAACGCCTTCTTCGTGATCGACGGGGTGCTGACCACTCCGGCGCTCGACCGTTCCGTCCTGCCCGGGGTGACCCGCGACTCCGTCGTCAAGCTGGCGCGGGACTCCGGGACACCGGTCGTCGAAAGGCCGGTGGAGCTGGCGGAGGTCCTCAAGGGCATCGCCGACGGCACCGTCACCGAGTGCTTCGCCACCAGCACCGAGGTGGGCGTGGCGCCGGTGACCGGGCTCGGTCACCAGGGCGAGGAGTACCGGATCGCCGCCGGACCGGCCGGCGAGGAGGCCGGTCCCGTGACCGCGCGGTTCCGCGGGCTGCTCGACGGCATCCACCGGGGCGAGGCGGTCGACCGCTTCGGCTGGATGCGCCGGCTGACCGAGGTCGCGCCGGTCCACGCGTGA
- a CDS encoding ferredoxin family protein, translating to MAYVVTDECIGCKYTDCVDVCPVSCFHEGPEMLYINPEECIDCNACVAECPPEAIWADVDLPEDKLQWIEINGEMSAKYPVLHESRGPQGQPSSQPS from the coding sequence ATGGCGTACGTCGTCACCGACGAGTGCATCGGCTGCAAGTACACGGACTGTGTGGACGTCTGCCCCGTGAGCTGTTTCCACGAGGGCCCCGAGATGCTCTACATCAACCCCGAGGAATGCATCGACTGCAACGCGTGCGTCGCCGAGTGCCCGCCCGAGGCCATCTGGGCGGACGTCGACCTGCCGGAGGACAAGCTCCAGTGGATCGAGATCAACGGAGAGATGAGCGCCAAGTACCCGGTTCTCCACGAGAGCCGGGGTCCCCAGGGACAGCCCTCCAGCCAGCCTTCCTGA